ATTTTTATAATAGCTGCTCCATAATTCCACATTATAGGAAAGATCAACAACACTATTGTATTACTAACTTTAGAACCATCCGCCGTATCCATCATAATTTTTACATATTCATAAGATAGTAAATAATTAAGCCATGTTAAAAATAAAATAAATACTAAAAATGTCTTCTTTTTCATTACCTTGCTCCTTTATATCTAGATGTATTATTTAACATCTTCTATTGATTGCGTTGAAGCTTCTTCGGCAGCTTCCTGTTGATCTTCTTCACCTGCTTTATCATACCATTTTTGTGCTTTTTCTCCTTCTAACGTAGTGAATGTACCATCTCCGTTAGGGATATCAACTCTTATGACCTGTCCTCCCTGGTCAACAGAAACAGACTCATCAACCATATCACTTGTTTCTGACTGGTCTGTAAAAGTACAAGCATTTAATGACAACGCTATTGTCACTGCCATAATCATTCCTACTATTTTTTTCATAATAGACCTCTTTTCGTTTTAATTTTTTGCTTTCTTTAGGGCATTATTACTTTTTTATAATACATCTATTTATCCAGTTTTTCAAAACAAACCACTTCCGGTTAATGATTATTTTTTTCATTCAAGTCGAGCAGTCACTCACCACCTGAAAGAGGTGGGAGTCTTCTCGACTGAGATAAAAAAAGAAGCCAGCTATATAACCGACTTCTTCTAGAGCGTATTTGAAAAATGCTTTCTGCAAGATGTGCATCGCAATTTGCGGGAGATTTCGCCTG
This Anaerobutyricum hallii DNA region includes the following protein-coding sequences:
- a CDS encoding DUF6783 domain-containing protein, with translation MCIAICGRFRLNEGGVAGYGN